One Mercurialis annua linkage group LG3, ddMerAnnu1.2, whole genome shotgun sequence DNA window includes the following coding sequences:
- the LOC126672156 gene encoding uncharacterized protein LOC126672156 codes for MQHDGQWTEDGKYTDFKMTGILLEMNCTFNSFIELVYQSLQVQDTETELDIQYLISDDYPPVKIADERSLRFYIQLKKSELNFTRYPICIILNKSASFLETSSSEAANNSLLVHEDNITQLDEQNSKETEMSYSNLDMIEYANLLCTLQENLPETDFDEDHVATNQANQKIEEGGIFTDKETLISEMSLYGLKEHFQFKVQKSCARQYRLKCIDDHCDWKFYASKIGHTKMFRVRKFNNYHTCSLEMRMGDLRFVSSKTIAKIIKSNLLDIKTIYTPNDIIRDMRNDCSIKLDYWKAWKCREIALELLRGKPENSFGLLPRYLHMVKQTNPGSVVSLQRNVDHTFLYAFMSLNASISGWSHCMPIMVVDATFLKGPFGGSLFSASTLDAAGKIFPLAFSITDSENDASWNWFFRQIKTVFGVREGMCIISDRHMSIKNAIESVFAGEVQHDICLYHLLSNVKSRFKKDQKTIKDLFKAAARAYTKEEFNTHMAEMSNVNPGVTAYLKDAGFERWAVSHSVNKRYNIMTSNTAESFNAAVNRARKLPVTMLMEYLRNLVQRWSYKNRNIAKGTFTKLSSKYDAVLRQNYLDSLKIEVEPSNDDIYTVTENGDTSTVNIKEKSCTCNRYQEEMIPCKHAAAVLNYKHQDPTEYCSKYFTNEAMLATYAQTVYPVPKEETWEVTAEVEDIIVLPPIGRTKPGRPKKRRIKGAEEQKNQNKCSRCGYYRHNRKTCKNIPKNR; via the exons ATGCAACATGATGGGCAATGGACTGAAGATGGAAAGTATACTGACTTCAAAATGACAGGAATTTTATTGGAAATGAACTGCACATTCAATAGTTTTATCGAATTAGTATATCAAAGTTTGCAAGTTCAAGATACTGAAACTGAATTAGATATTCAATATCTAATCAGTGATGATTATCCTCCAGTCAAAATAGCAGATGAAAGAAGTCTCAGATTCTATATACAGTTAAAGAAGAGTGAACTTAACTTCACAAGATATCCAATCTGTATCATATTGAATAAATCTGCTTCTTTTTTGGAAACATCATCATCAGAAGCTGCAAACAATTCACTTCTTGTTCATGAAGACAATATAACGCAACTGGATGAACAAAACTCTAAAGAAACAGAAATGTCTTATTCAAATTTGGATATGATTGAATATGCAAACCTTCTCTGCACACTTCAAGAAAATCTTCCAGAAACAGATTTTGATGAAGATCATGTTGCAACCAATCAAGCAAATCAGAAAATAGAAGAAGGAGGTATATTCACAGATAAAGAAACATTAATATCAGAGATGAGCCTATATGGACTAAAAGAACACTTTCAGTTCAAG GTCCAAAAATCATGCGCAAGACAGTACCGATTAAAATGCATAGATGACCATTGTGATTGGAAATTTTATGCCTCGAAAATTGGTCATACAAAAATGTTTCGAGTACGTAAGTTCAACAATTATCATACATGTTCTTTGGAGATGAGAATGGGAGACCTGAGGTTTGTCAGCTCAAAAACCAtagcaaaaataataaagtcaAACTTGTTGGATATCAAGACAATTTACACACCTAATGACATAATCAGAGACATGAGAAATGATTGTAGCATTAAATTGGATTACTGGAAAGCTTGGAAATGTCGAGAAATTGCACTAGAGCTTTTAAGAGGGAAACCAGAAAATTCATTTGGTCTACTACCGAGATATCTTCACATGGTGAAGCAAACAAATCCAGGATCAGTTGTAAGCTTACAAAGAAATGTGGATCATACTTTTCTTTATGCATTCATGTCACTTAATGCATCAATAAGTGGATGGAGTCACTGTATGCCTATTATGGTTGTTGATGCTACATTTTTGAAAGGACCATTTGGAGGTTCTCTGTTTTCAGCTTCAACTCTTGATGCAGCAG GAAAAATCTTCCCTCTTGCCTTTTCAATAACAGATTCAGAAAATGATGCATCTTGGAATTGGTTTTTTAGACAAATCAAAACTGTTTTTGGTGTAAGGGAAGGAATGTGTATAATTTCAGACAGACATATGAGTATTAAAAATGCAATAGAAAGTGTTTTTGCTGGAGAAGTTCAACATGATATTTGCTTATATCATTTACTAAGTAACGTGAAAAGCAGATTTAAAAAGGATCAGAAGACAATTAAAGACCTGTTCAAAGCAGCAGCAAGAGCTTATACAAAGGAAGAATTCAATACTCATATGGCAGAAATGAGCAACGTAAATCCAGGAGTTACAGCTTATCTCAAAGATGCAGGTTTTGAAAGGTGGGCAGTTTCACATTCTGTGAACAAAAGATACAACATAATGACTTCAAATACTGCTGAGTCATTTAATGCAGCAGTAAATAGAGCACGAAAATTACCAGTTACGATGCTTATGGAATACTTGAGAAATTTGGTTCAAAGGTGGAGCTACAAGAACAGAAATATTGCTAAAGGAACCTTTACAAAATTGTCTTCAAAATATGATGCTGTCCTAAGGCAAAACTATTTAGATTCACTCAAAATAGAG GTAGAGCCATCTAATGATGACATATACACTGTTACTGAAAATGGTGATACCTCTACTGTTAACATCAAGGAAAAATCTTGTACATGCAACAGATATCAAGAAGAAATGATCCCATGTAAACATGCTGCTGCTGTATTAAACTACAAACATCAAGACCCAACTGAATATTGCTCAAAGTACTTCACAAATGAAGCAATGCTTGCTACATATGCACAAACTGTATACCCAGTTCCTAAAGAAGAAACATGGGAAGTCACTGCAGAGGTTGAGGATATCATTGTCTTACCTCCTATAGGGAGAACTAAGCCAGGAAGACCAAAAAAGAGAAGAATAAAAGGAGCAGAAGAACAAAAGAATCAAAACAAGTGCAGCAGATGTGGATATTATAGACATAATCGTAAAACTTGTAAAAATATTCCAAAAAACAGATAG
- the LOC126672157 gene encoding uncharacterized protein LOC126672157 → MSDTDFDQTLSEFLVQLKNPDIAPKEMEEASDSPVRMSLRKKTIGSKPVAPKIEKKAIKKSKSVQKSVAGKRKANFVVPKRDIKRKRLGTDNLDKNDSFQTFDLLLGPKDRFVGKVGNASQNAVLKHIKSKLSEDQLATFKNSRFGVFLELDKDVLSLRLIHAILLREVHHSNLSELWFHYGSQNMRFSLYEFGLVSGLVCVGDESRFSGHFKDNNFFNKYFGDVSKITRQVIEAKFKEAVWENDEDAVKFAKLYMVQCFLLGHLGTTLVDDRFIHLLDCPDYDDFPWGKYSFQLFVQSTKNKLWTKHNASSQSAFYRLYGFPHAIQFWFYETLVSVPEYLCTLSNAAVYPRLLRWSPKDIKKMQNFDFQVFDDGTEKVL, encoded by the exons ATGTCTGATACTGATTTTGATCAAACATTATCGGAATTCTTGGTTCAATTGAAGAATCCTGACATTGCTCCTAAAGAAATGGAGGAAGCTTCTGATTCTCCGGTCCGTATGAGTTTGAGGAAAAAGACTATTGGTAGTAAACCTGTTGCTCCTAAAATAGAGAAGAAAGCAATAAAGAAATCAAAATCTGTGCAGAAGTCTGTTGCTGGAAAAAGGAAAGCAAATTTTGTGGTACCTAAAAGAGATATTAAGAGGAAAAGGCTTGGTACTGATAATTTGGATAAGAATGATTCATTTCAg ACATTTGATTTGTTACTTGGTCCAAAGGATCGATTTGTCGGTAAAGTTGGAAATGCTTCACAGAATGCAGTGCTGAAACATATTAAATCGAAGCTTAGTGAAGATCAGTTAGCAACGTTCAAGAACAGTAGGTTTGGTGTCTTTCTAGAACTTGACAAGGATGTACTGAGTCTTAGACTCATACATGCCATACTTTTAAGGGAAGTTCATCACAGCAATTtgtcagagctttggtttcattACGGTTCGCAGAATATGCGATTCAGTCTATATGAGTTTGGTCTTGTTAGTGGACTTGTTTGTGTTGGTGATGAGTCAAGGTTTTCTGGTCATTTTAaggacaataatttttttaataaatattttggtgATGTGAGCAAGATTACCCGTCAGGTTATTGAAGCGAAATTTAAAGAGGCTGTGTGGGAGAATGATGAAGATGCTGTAAAGTTTGCAAAGCTTTACATGGTTCAGTGTTTTTTATTGGGTCATCTTGGAACTACTTTGGTTGACGATCGGTTCATTCACTTGCTTGACTGCCCTGATTATGATGATTTTCCATGGGGAAAATATTCATTCCAGTTATTTGTTCAGTCTACTAAGAACAAGCTGTGGACTAAACATAATGCATCAAGTCAATCTGCTTTCTATCGTTTGTATGGTTTTCCGCATGCTATTCAGTTTTGGTTTTATGAAACATTGGTTTCTGTGCCTGAGTATTTGTGTACTTTGAGCAATGCTGCTGTTTATCCTCGATTACTGCGTTGGAGTCCGAAGGATATTAAGAAAATGCAGAACTTTGATTTTCAGGTTTTTGATGATGGAACCGAAAAGGTATTATGA
- the LOC126672137 gene encoding F-box/FBD/LRR-repeat protein At1g13570-like: MEGICVGSDSDRISDLPGNVIDQILACLPFNDVVRTSTLSKNRKEQWYTVPQIILIDDGLYDKRRQKTMEGNIGYILTRHQGKIDKFSVSLTRADPFNLKMWICRLSQKSIQELTLRIPLGPCREVPSDLFSCQQLRKLDLDHFKFKRLPISFRGFGNLVSLELTSVYITSAVFTKLIASCLQLEQLTVIQLDYSGHLHINVPSLKYFLFSGRFKSIPFRTPLLEVLSLWQLDSENFKFDPQFRGFPPSRSFMWDADFLFGGWENTVPQVPTTYNHLKTLELSSFYFDKVFEISCLLALMESALNLETLDITVSIKLEKLDVVSQNLGLKLVDDLHFLVQAYRFGYIYMSGDEPGKVFKFWEDQNHSSLSFNRLQKVIVRSFCGKYNEMKFVQFLLANSPLLKELTVECMKNPDFDQDEIKSTLSLSCPDSTELKFIAGYH; encoded by the exons ATGGAGGGGATTTGTGTTGGTTCTGATTCTGACAGAATCAGTGACCTTCCGGGCAATGTGATAGATCAGATCCTGGCATGTTTACCATTCAATGATGTTGTGAGGACCAGTACCCTGTCAAAGAATAGGAAGGAACAGTGGTACACGGTGCCTCAAATTATATTGATCGATGACGGCCTTTACGACAAACGACGTCAAAAAACTATGGAGGGCAATATCGGTTATATTCTTACTCGACATCAAGGGAAAATAGATAAATTTTCTGTATCTTTGACGCGAGCAGACCCTTTCAACCTGAAGATGTGGATATGTAGGCTATCACAAAAGTCTATTCAGGAATTGACGCTCCGAATCCCACTCGGTCCCTGCAGAGAAGTTCCATCTGATTTGTTTTCTTGTCAACAGCTGAGAAAGTTGGATCTCGATCATTTCAAGTTTAAACGACTACCAATTTCGTTCAGAGGATTTGGTAATCTTGTTAGCCTTGAGTTAACCAGTGTTTACATAACAAGCGCTGTGTTTACAAAGCTTATTGCTAGCTGTCTGCAGCTTGAACAATTGACAGTAATACAGTTGGATTATTCCGGCCATCTTCATATCAATGTCCCGAGTCTCAAGTACTTTTTGTTTTCTGGAAGATTCAAATCTATTCCTTTCAGGACTCCTCTTCTTGAGGTATTGTCTTTATGGCAGTTGGACTCTGAGAATTTTAAGTTTGATCCACAGTTCCGTGGTTTTCCACCTTCAAGAAGCTTTATGTGGGATGCGGATTTT TTATTTGGTGGATGGGAAAATACAGTCCCTCAAGTTCCAACTACTTACAATCATCTCAAGACTCTTGAACTATCttcattttattttgacaaGGTCTTCGAAATCTCATGTCTCCTTGCTTTGATGGAAAGCGCCTTAAACTTGGAAACACTTGATATAACTGTGAGTATCAAATTGGAAAAACTTGATGTTGTAAGTCAGAATCTTGGTCTAAAACTTGTTGATGATCTCCATTTTCTTGTGCAGGCGTATAGGTTCGGGTACATTTACATGTCTGGAGATGAACCTGgaaaagtttttaaattttgggaAGACCAAAACCATTCTTCCTTGTCGTTTAACCGATTGCAGAAGGTAATCGTAAGGTCATTCTGCGGAAAATATAATGAGATGAAGTTTGTCCAATTTCTGCTGGCTAATTCACCTCTGCTCAAGGAGCTGACTGTTGAGTGCATGAAGAATCCTGATTTTGATCAGGATGAAATAAAATCAACGTTGTCACTTTCGTGTCCCGATTCCACAGAATTAAAGTTCATAGCAGGATACCATTGA
- the LOC126672136 gene encoding F-box/FBD/LRR-repeat protein At1g13570-like, whose translation MERICAGSGIDGISDLPSNVIDHILACLPLKDAVRTSTLSKKWKEKWYTVPQIIVDESFFHERSQRKLEGIISYILTRHEGKIETFSVSVEKVKDRYNMKLWIWRLSKKSIQELTLLIRRGRRNEVPSGLFSCQQLRKLNLRHFEVKPSHSFKGFQNLISLQLNKVNITTAVFEKLIASCPLLEQLTVRNLSCIDHLHINVPSLKYFSFDGEFKSIVFKTPLLEVLSINFYRIGSENNQFDLRFKFRGLPPAIKELYVRCQFQKFLAAGDTFTEVSTSYNHLKTLGITAFCFEKLDDISCLISLMESSLNLEILDITACNCKDGAVPETVLKFWEDQNHSSVSLNRLQKVAVRSFHGKDHELKFVQFLLANSPVLNELTVECMKNPDFDEDEIKSVLSLLCPDSAELKFIGGNYDSSSDDSSDSDDNSNGSYSSDSD comes from the exons ATGGAGAGAATTTGTGCTGGTTCTGGCATTGACGGAATCAGTGACCTCCCTAGCAATGTGATAGATCACATCCTGGCATGTTTACCATTAAAAGATGCTGTGAGGACCAGTACCCTATCAAAGAAGTGGAAGGAAAAATGGTATACGGTGCCTCAAATTATTGTCGACGAGAGCTTTTTCCATGAACGATCTCAAAGAAAACTGGAGGGTATTATCAGTTATATTCTTACTCGACATGAAGGGAAAATAGAGACTTTTTCTGTGTCCGTGGAGAAAGTTAAAGACCGTTACAACATGAAGTTGTGGATATGGAGGCTATCAAAGAAGTCTATACAAGAATTGACCCTCCTAATCCGAAGAGGTCGCCGCAATGAAGTCCCATCTGGTTTGTTTTCTTGTCAGCAGCTGCGAAAGTTGAACCTCCGCCATTTTGAGGTTAAGCCATCACATTCATTCAAAGGATTTCAGAATCTTATTAGCCTTCAGTTGAACAAAGTCAACATAACAACTGCTGTATTTGAAAAGCTTATTGCTAGCTGCCCTCTGCTTGAACAATTGACAGTAAGAAACTTGAGTTGTATCGACCATCTTCATATCAATGTCCCAAGTCTCAAGTACTTCTCATTTGATGGAGAATTCAAATCTATTGTTTTCAAGACTCCATTACTTGAGGTATTGTCTATCAATTTTTATCGGATTGGATCTGAGAATAACCAGTTTGATCTAAGATTCAAATTCCGTGGTTTACCACCTGCAATTAAGGAGCTCTACGTGCGATGCCAATTTCAGAAG TTCTTGGCCGCAGGGGATACATTCACTGAAGTTTCAACTTCTTACAATCATCTCAAGACGCTTGGCATAACTGCATTTTGTTTCGAAAAGCTAGATGATATCTCATGTCTCATCTCTTTGATGGAAAGCTCCTTAAACTTAGAAATACTTGATATTACT GCGTGCAACTGCAAAGATGGAGCTGTACCTGaaacagttttaaaattttgggaaGACCAAAACCATTCTTCAGTGTCGTTGAACCGGTTGCAGAAGGTAGCAGTGAGGTCATTCCACGGTAAGGATCACGAGCTGAAGTTTGTCCAATTTCTGCTGGCTAATTCACCTGTACTCAATGAGCTGACTGTTGAGTGCATGAAGAATCCCGATTTTGACGAGGATGAAATAAAATCAGTGCTGTCACTTTTATGTCCTGATTCCGCAGAATTGAAGTTCATTGGAGGTAATTATGATTCGAGCAGTGATGATTCATCAGATTCCGATGACAATTCAAATGGTTCCTACTCTTCCGATAGTGATTAG